In the Carassius gibelio isolate Cgi1373 ecotype wild population from Czech Republic chromosome A2, carGib1.2-hapl.c, whole genome shotgun sequence genome, one interval contains:
- the LOC127935095 gene encoding calcium/calmodulin-dependent protein kinase II inhibitor 2 gives MSEVLPYGEGKMSGYGADNDVSQMSFSCGLQDTNSFFGASQAKRPPKLGQIGRAKRVVIEDDRIDEVLKGMTDKSSPDV, from the exons ATGTCCGAGGTTCTGCCATACGGAGAGGGGAAAATGAGCGGATACGGAGCGGACAACGATGTCAGTCAGATGTCCTTCAGCTGCGGGCTGCAGGACACCAACTCGTTCTTCGGAGCGTCGCAGGCGAAAAGACCTCCAAAACTCGGACAGATCGGCAGAGCAAAGAGAG TGGTCATCGAGGACGACCGAATAGATGAGGTGCTTAAAGGCATGACCGACAAATCATCACCGGACGTGTAA